The proteins below come from a single Holdemania massiliensis genomic window:
- a CDS encoding HIRAN domain-containing protein, giving the protein MNYITIVGVHQFFGTEIFKVGQTLYGIKEPDNVFDSEAIKVVTESDIPCGYIANSIHTVAKGCHSAGRIYDTFDDRCSMKVLFIVKDVVIVELLPQE; this is encoded by the coding sequence ATGAATTACATTACGATTGTTGGAGTCCATCAATTTTTTGGCACCGAAATCTTTAAGGTGGGTCAGACACTTTACGGTATAAAAGAGCCGGATAACGTGTTTGACAGCGAAGCGATCAAGGTTGTGACGGAAAGTGATATTCCCTGCGGCTACATTGCCAACAGCATTCATACCGTGGCAAAGGGCTGCCATTCAGCAGGACGGATTTATGATACCTTTGATGATCGTTGTTCGATGAAGGTTCTGTTTATCGTGAAAGACGTGGTGATTGTCGAGCTTCTGCCCCAAGAATAA